The Stigmatella aurantiaca DW4/3-1 genome contains the following window.
CCTGGCGTGAGGTCTGAGGACGTTCCGTCTGTCTGGGCGGCGCCCCAGCCGCAAGAGCACGGAGGGCCACGGCATGCCATTCATTCAGTTGCCCCCTGTTCAATCCCAGCCGCAAGAGCAGCGTGGCCAGGGCCCTTCCCCGAAGCCCATACGCCTCGCTCAAAATACGCAGCTTGTCTTCCGGCGCCCAGGTTTCTTGGCTCATGCGCACCCTTCTCCAAGAAGGCAGGCGGCGGCCTCCCTCCTCCAGCTTCGTCCTCCCCCCCATCGCAGCTCACCGGGTCCCTACAACCCGTGCCCACATCGTCAAGAGGTTGCGCACCACCGGCCCTTCCGGGACTTCCACCGCGGGCGGGACCTCGACCTGGATGCCGTGGTCCGCGAACCGTGAGAACGGATTCGCCACATCCTCGGTCTTGATGGGCACCGCCGGATCCGCGGGACGGAACCCGAACGCGAGCGCCCGCTCCTGCACCGGATGGCTTCGCAGATAGGCCAGCCACTTCCGCGCCGCCTCCTTCTGCTGGGGCGTCACCCAGTCCGCTTGCAGCACCACCGCCGGGTGGTCGCTCCACAACGTCAACGGCGGGTAGTACACCTTCAGGTTTCCCCACCGCTCCTTCGCGTTCGAGATCTGCCAGATGGCCAGGTTCTCGTACACCACCGCGAGATCGTACCGGGACGGCCCAAACCGGACCATGTCCGTCATGAGCAGGCGTGTCGAGGTCTCGAACCGCGCCACGCCCCGCTCCATCTGCCGGATCCACTGCTGGTACTTCGCGTCCAGCACATCCCCCACCGTCAGGCCCGCGCGCTTGTGGTGGTACTCGAACGTGGCCAGCAACATCGCCTGAAGGCCCGAGTTCGAGCGCGTCGGGTCCGTCTGCCCCATCTTCACGAAGCCCCACGCCTCCGGGCCCCCGACGGACGGCCAGCCTTGATCACTTGCTACAGCCCTGTGGATCGTCTTCCAGGAGATCTGCCTGCCCCCGCCAGCCGCCAAGAGCACCTTCGCCCGGTCTTCCCACACCACGAACACCAGGGGCGTGATGACCAGCGACTGCGGCGCGTCGTCTCCCTGCCGCGCGAACAACGGCCCCCGCTCCGGATCCGTCGCCCAGTCCGACTCCAGCATCCGCAGCACGGCCGTGTCCGCCGGACTCCACACCGTCGGCCGCTCCCGCCCATCGAGAATGGCCTGGGCCGCGTCCAGGGAGCCGCGCTCCACCAGGTACACCCGGATGGAAGGGTGGGTCTTCTGGAAGGCTGCTGCCGCCTCCTCCACCCATGCCTTCTTCTCCGTGCTGTAGAGAAAGGAGATCTCCGTGCGCTCCCGCACCGGCTCGGCCGCCGGAGCGAGGCTCCCATTCCGCTGGGACTCCAGGTTCTCCGGCTTGCCACTCCACCGGGACAGGTGGAGCACTCCCCCCACCGCCGCGAGCAAGCCGATGATGATGAGACCCCTGGGCTTCATGTGAAACGCACCTCTTGGAAGGACTTCGCTATAGTGCCCGCCCTCGCGCTTTTCGCGCGCCACCTGTCTAACCTACATCCTGGAACCGTCAGGGGTTTTCGACCTCTACAGAATCCGAGGACCTGGAACAATGAGCGCACCTCGTATCGTTCTCTTGGGGCTGTGTGCCACGCTGGCGGCTTGCGCGGCGAAGAAGCCTCCTGCCGTGCAGCGGGCCACCCTGGGCACCTCCAACATCGAGTACCGGGACTACGCGCTGGTGCGCGGCTCCATCTGCGGCGTGGAGCCCCGCAAGCTCGCCGGCGAGTTGACCGCCACCACCCAGTTCCTGGAGCAGTTCGTCACCCACACCGCGGAGGCGTCCAAGCCCGAGTCTCCCCAGCAGGCCGAGCAGCTCACGGCCCTTCGGGACGGTGCCAAGGTGCTGGCACCCATCACGGATGTCCACCGCAAGAACCTGGCGGTGCTGCGGGAGTGCAAGTTCAGCCGAAGCGCGCCCTTCCCCGAGCTCACCCAGAAGGGCACGGCCGCGGTGGATGCCGCCAAGGCCCGGCTGGAGGAAACCCCGGCCATCCTGTCGGCCGCGGACCAGCGGGCCACCGAGGCCAAGTGGCGGGAGGAGTCCGCGGCCCGCGAGACTGCCGCGAAGCAGACGTGGTGCACGGCCAAGACGGCGGTGGGCAGCGGAGACTTGTACTTCGCGCGCCAAGAGACGGATGGGATGACGCGGTGGCTCTTCTGCGATGGCCTCACCGTGGAGGCAGCCTCGGGTGCCGAGCCCACGCTCTCCATCCCCGAGTCCATCAAGGCCCGGGATCGCCGGCGCATCCAGGCCTCGCGCTACCTGGAAGCCGCCAAGTCCTACCCCGCCGAGGAGATCGACAAGCCCGGCGCGGCCAAGGCCACGGCCTCGGAGGAGTAACCGCCGCGCCTCAGGCCCGCATCTGGGCCAGCCGCCGCGAGAGGTGCGCATCCCCGCCCGCGTCGATGGCGCTCAAGTGGGCCGGGAGACTTCCCCCGGCCGCGCGAACGTGCGCCTCCAGGTGGGGCTTGAACCCCTCCCAGCGTTGCCGCCATCCGGCCTCGGAGCTGCCGCGCAGTTCGGGGCGCTCGGTGAGCAGCAACCCCAGGCGCAGGGCCAGCTCGGGCTCTCCCAGCGCCTCCACTTCCTGGGTCACGGCGCCGAGGGCCGCCGTCCCCGCCTTCGCCCCCTTCCATTGCTGCGTGGCCCGGACAAAGGCCGCCACGTCCAGCTCGGCCAGCAGCCCCAGGGCGAACCGGAGCGGCAACCGCGGCTTGCCCTGAGGTTCCACCACCCCGGCCATGAGCGAATCGAGCACGGGCCTCAGCGGGGATTGGGGCGAAGGATCCGTTCCCCCCAACAGCCGGAGCGCCCGGCGTGCCCTCCGCGCCTGACGGGCCACCGCCCAGCTTCGCCCCCCCAACTGGGATGCCAGCGCCGAGAGCGCCTGCGCCGCCTCCTCTTGCTGCTGGGCGGTCGGCACGCGCGGGCGAACCCTCGGGGGAAGCACGAGGCGAGGCTCGGCGGCCGGAGGGGCCGCGGACGCCACGGGCGCCTGCCCCTCGGTCACTTCGCGGTAGCCCTCGCGCAGCTTCTCCGCGACCTTGCGCTCGTACTCGCGGCTCGCGCTCTCCGCGTCGGGGAAGGCCTTCTCCTTGCGCTGCCCCGCGGTGCCAATCCGCCCGTAGGTCACGATGAAGGTGTTGTCCTTCAGTTCTGGACTCCAGAACTTGGAGCTGGCCCCCTCGACGAATTCGAACCTGCGCATTCCCTGAACCTCCCTCTTGGGACGACGGAGGCTACTACGGCCCCCCGGCTTCAGGCGCCCTTTGCGCCAGCTCCTGGAATCCCTTTTCCCGCGTCATGCGCCCCGTGTAGCCCAGCTCCTGACGCGCCTTCGCGTCGCTCACGGTGACTTCCTGGCCCACCACGAGCATCTCGGCGCGGGTGGCGGGAGGACGGCCGGGCAGCCTCAGGAACGTCCAGAGGGCCTCCCCCACGGTGGCCATCCCCATGCCGAGCCAGCGCGGGAGGCTCTTGCCGCCAGGCTCCACGCCCTGCGCCTTCAGCAGCGCGGTCATGAACTCGCGGAAGTCGACCGGTTCCCCATCGGTGAGGAAGTAGGCCTGCCCCCCCTTGCCCTTCTCCGCCGCGAGCAGCATGCCCTCCACGCAGTTGGCGACATGGCAAGTCGAGGTCTGGTAGTGCCCGCCGTCGATCCACCAGAACCGGCCCGACCTCACCGCCTCGGTGACGGCGGCCAGGGCCGGGTCCTTGCCCTTGCCCCAGATGAAGCGCGGCCGGACGACCACGGTGGTGAACCCGGGCGAGTTGACCGAGAGCACGAGCCGCTCCGCCGCGCTCTTGGTGGAGGCATAGTCTCCCACGGGGTGGCTCGGCAGGGGCCACGTCTCGTCTGCCCGCGACAGCAGGGTGCCATCCATGAGCACCGCCTCGGTGCTCACGTGCACCAGCCGCTGGATGCCAACGGACCGCGCCGCTTCCAGCACATGCTCGGTGCCCCGCACGTTGGCGTCGAAGATCTCCGCGCGAGGGCACCACATCTTCACCACCGCCGCCGCGTGGAACACCACCTCGCAGCCTTCCATGCCCCGCTGGAGCGCCTCGGGACTGGACAGATCGCCTTCGCAAGGCTCCGCCCCCGCCCTGAGCACCTCTGCCCGCGCCGCTTCGGAGCGGCCCAACGCCTTCACCGTATGCCCCTGCTCACGCAGGGTGGCGATGAGCCGCTGTCCCACGAACCCAGATCCCCCCGTGACGAACGCACGCATGATTGGCCCTCTTGAAAGGTTTTATCAGAACATGTCTGGCAAGACGGGCGGCGGGCTGGAGAAGATCGCGGCCGCCCGCCGGAGGGTGGCATCTTCCGCCGCGAGGGCCCCCACGGAGCGCAGCACTTCCGGCGACAGGAAACCCGAATAGAGCGGCGCGAGCGCCCGGATGTTCAGCCGGAGCTGCCCTTCCCCTCCCCGCTCCACCCGGCCCTCGCCGCCGGACACGTGGAGGACGAAGCGCCCCTGGTTCTCGGGGAAGAGTTCGTCCTCCACTTCCAGGTGCAGGGTGCCGGACAGCCCTTCCGGATACCCGCGCGCCTCGAGGGCGGCCGGGACGTCCAGCACCCTCAGCATCCAGTGATAGAGCAACTTCACCTGATACGTCTGCTCCTGGAGCAGGAACAGCAGGGGATCCGCCGGACCGCCGCTCCAGACCGCCTCGAGGGCCAGCGACTTGTGGTCCCCCAGGAAGCTCAGCAACCGCCGCGCCGCCGCGGGGGTCAGGGCAACGAAGTCCGTGAGGACCAGTTCCTGCTTGAGTTCCACCTTGCGCCGGCGCACGAGGTAGACATAGCCCTCCACGCCTTGAGCCCCCTCCACGAGAAAGCCGTAGGCGGTCTCGTTGCGAGGGCTGATCACGCGGTTCCAGATAAAGGGAACGCGATCGAGGTAGCCGTGGCGCGAGACGGCATGGCGGCGGTAGACGTCCCACAACACCGGGTGGTCCGCGTCCCTGACCGGCCGCAGCGCCAAGGTCCGCTCCCGGAAATCGAGCCCCTCGATCTGCGCGCGAATCTCATACCGGGAGCCCGCCTGCTCGTAGCCCACGCGCCGGTAGAGGGTTTGGGTGGACGGATAGAGCACGGAGAGGGGAAAACCCGCCCCCCGCATCTCCTGGAGGACTTGCCGCATGAGCTGCGTGGCCGTGCCCTGCCCTCGCGCGCTGGGGGACACGCCCACGCCGCCAATGCCCGCCATGGCGACCCGGCGTCCGCCGTACCACTGCCCCATGGGAATGGGGAGCGCCATGGCCACCACCTCCCCTGACTCCCGCAGCACCCGGAAGTTCGCAATGCCGGCCTTCTCCGTCACCGCGGCCGCGTCCTGGGGAGAGAGGGCGAACGACTGCGCTTCAATGTCGTTCACTGCCTTCAGCTCCTCCATCCCTTCCGGAGGGCCGAACCGAGGTGTGTCCGTCGCCATGATTCCTCTGCTTTCGGTTGAAGCACCGATAGTATTCCGAACCAACCTTGAACC
Protein-coding sequences here:
- a CDS encoding substrate-binding domain-containing protein — translated: MKPRGLIIIGLLAAVGGVLHLSRWSGKPENLESQRNGSLAPAAEPVRERTEISFLYSTEKKAWVEEAAAAFQKTHPSIRVYLVERGSLDAAQAILDGRERPTVWSPADTAVLRMLESDWATDPERGPLFARQGDDAPQSLVITPLVFVVWEDRAKVLLAAGGGRQISWKTIHRAVASDQGWPSVGGPEAWGFVKMGQTDPTRSNSGLQAMLLATFEYHHKRAGLTVGDVLDAKYQQWIRQMERGVARFETSTRLLMTDMVRFGPSRYDLAVVYENLAIWQISNAKERWGNLKVYYPPLTLWSDHPAVVLQADWVTPQQKEAARKWLAYLRSHPVQERALAFGFRPADPAVPIKTEDVANPFSRFADHGIQVEVPPAVEVPEGPVVRNLLTMWARVVGTR
- a CDS encoding WGR domain-containing protein, coding for MRRFEFVEGASSKFWSPELKDNTFIVTYGRIGTAGQRKEKAFPDAESASREYERKVAEKLREGYREVTEGQAPVASAAPPAAEPRLVLPPRVRPRVPTAQQQEEAAQALSALASQLGGRSWAVARQARRARRALRLLGGTDPSPQSPLRPVLDSLMAGVVEPQGKPRLPLRFALGLLAELDVAAFVRATQQWKGAKAGTAALGAVTQEVEALGEPELALRLGLLLTERPELRGSSEAGWRQRWEGFKPHLEAHVRAAGGSLPAHLSAIDAGGDAHLSRRLAQMRA
- a CDS encoding NAD-dependent epimerase/dehydratase family protein; the encoded protein is MRAFVTGGSGFVGQRLIATLREQGHTVKALGRSEAARAEVLRAGAEPCEGDLSSPEALQRGMEGCEVVFHAAAVVKMWCPRAEIFDANVRGTEHVLEAARSVGIQRLVHVSTEAVLMDGTLLSRADETWPLPSHPVGDYASTKSAAERLVLSVNSPGFTTVVVRPRFIWGKGKDPALAAVTEAVRSGRFWWIDGGHYQTSTCHVANCVEGMLLAAEKGKGGQAYFLTDGEPVDFREFMTALLKAQGVEPGGKSLPRWLGMGMATVGEALWTFLRLPGRPPATRAEMLVVGQEVTVSDAKARQELGYTGRMTREKGFQELAQRAPEAGGP
- a CDS encoding GNAT family N-acetyltransferase, which encodes MATDTPRFGPPEGMEELKAVNDIEAQSFALSPQDAAAVTEKAGIANFRVLRESGEVVAMALPIPMGQWYGGRRVAMAGIGGVGVSPSARGQGTATQLMRQVLQEMRGAGFPLSVLYPSTQTLYRRVGYEQAGSRYEIRAQIEGLDFRERTLALRPVRDADHPVLWDVYRRHAVSRHGYLDRVPFIWNRVISPRNETAYGFLVEGAQGVEGYVYLVRRRKVELKQELVLTDFVALTPAAARRLLSFLGDHKSLALEAVWSGGPADPLLFLLQEQTYQVKLLYHWMLRVLDVPAALEARGYPEGLSGTLHLEVEDELFPENQGRFVLHVSGGEGRVERGGEGQLRLNIRALAPLYSGFLSPEVLRSVGALAAEDATLRRAAAIFSSPPPVLPDMF